The Theileria equi strain WA chromosome 2 map unlocalized gcontig_1105316255037, whole genome shotgun sequence genomic sequence TCCGTCTACCTCCTAATCAGGACCCCGAGTTACATCCCAAAGCACAGGTACTTTAAGAAGAAAGGTAATGGATGGATTCGCATAAAGTTCAATGAGGGGTATCCGAGAATCAGGAGACTGGGTGAGCAATGCAGCTGGAAATCAAAATCCGTTGGCGTATCTACCTTAGGAGATACGCTCTACACTGAGGATTTTGCCACACCAAAAGTATCCGAGGAAGAAATAGTAGACGAAGAGGAAGTCTtttataatggaaataCGCTCTTTAAGCTCAAGGGAGAGGAACCAGTTGCTCTTGACGAACTTCCGTGTGCTTCTGGCGGACTGGAACCAAATAATAGCAGCtataaagaaaatgatgaagcAAGCAAGCTGCATGCACAAATATTTGGTAACGATTTTGATGTTGGTTCCGATGACACTCTGCTATCACCAGTGGACCACAGGAATATAAAGTATGAAGAGAATGATGCCAGTGTCGAGTTTAGAAGTGTCGGAGGCTGTGATAACCCCGGCTATGTCTCCTCTGGCCATGATACGGAAGATGCTGGTGCTGCATGTCCAAACGATGTTGATATGGAGGAGGACGAGGAGGAGGGTGATAATGATGAAGGATGTGAGGAAATAGAGcctgaagaagaaaatgatgaaggAGATGATGACAGCACGGGATCTACGGAATACGCCAATACATACACGGTTGATCTTTTAAATGTAGACACAACAAGGGCACGCCTCTACCGAGACTCGCTATATATGGCTGTAACACCAATGAATGACATTTCAATCACTGGTGTGAAATATGGCGATAAGGGACTATGGAAGGTATGGGATGATGAAATTTGTACCGTTATTGAAATGAGGGAAAATGGAGACGTCATTCACATTAAAATATCCCTTGAAACTGTATATGGTTCACAATATTGGCATTTCTACCTGCAAAATGAAATTTGGAGTCGCCGAATTGTAGATGGATGAATAGTCCAGAGTTATAATTTATAGAAAATGATGGGTATCTTGTAATTTGTAATCGCCATCTAAAActcttgtaaaatatagCTGCGCTTGAGAAATTTAGCAAATGCTCCCCCAGTTACGTCTGTGCTTTTGCAGTCGCATTCGTATTTGATGTTTAAGTTTTGTTTTTCTGTTACTCTTTTTCTATCAATCGGGTCTGCATGCACTTTACTTTCTTATAGAGAATCCATAGTTCGTGGTTTTGTTGTGGAGAGTATGTTCACCATTGCTGTTTGGGTTCCTTTAccattctccattccaGCTTGGCAAtttttttataaaatatatccTCATTAATCTCGATATATTCGGCCTTCTTTTCAAGGTATAGTTTGCTGATTGTGCTCCCTCTCTGGAGGAAGAGGACGAAAAATCTCGGGTTATTCTCCTCTCCGTAAACAGCCAATGAGGTGCATTTTTCTCCATGTCCCTTTGATTCCCAGACTACCCTTTCACTTTCTGTGATTTTTCCAATGGCAAACTTGCCGCGAGGGGTGTAAATGCTCGAGTTAACTCCAAACGGTTTCCAGG encodes the following:
- a CDS encoding hypothetical protein (encoded by transcript BEWA_035640A), which codes for MKLSSCLKRCILILTLLSEVQNASCGWFDNSPPIANTAPPSSDASNVLDILNLTGDSICRFIYANVDGASAIVFLPRIGSVYNIMAGTQRIWQAQRSDEKCIFCVVYLDGNNLPLILHNVAREGTRIVDLFYKCKNGKWTDSFRKYDEKIKSIRIPSRISLLTTFGSTIETIRRPMDPIKFTLNVASIECSDSFQHSITKLYKTNTHLFAPKSGYICNKVVHGSRDLWSAKNDEERCIIVIAIEKRKIRLYKKGMYLNEEDASQDYMTTCSRGGIPDVFLENIASVYLLIRTPSYIPKHRYFKKKGNGWIRIKFNEGYPRIRRLGEQCSWKSKSVGVSTLGDTLYTEDFATPKVSEEEIVDEEEVFYNGNTLFKLKGEEPVALDELPCASGGLEPNNSSYKENDEASKLHAQIFGNDFDVGSDDTLLSPVDHRNIKYEENDASVEFRSVGGCDNPGYVSSGHDTEDAGAACPNDVDMEEDEEEGDNDEGCEEIEPEEENDEGDDDSTGSTEYANTYTVDLLNVDTTRARLYRDSLYMAVTPMNDISITGVKYGDKGLWKVWDDEICTVIEMRENGDVIHIKISLETVYGSQYWHFYLQNEIWSRRIVDG